The Brienomyrus brachyistius isolate T26 chromosome 7, BBRACH_0.4, whole genome shotgun sequence DNA segment AGTCTGTCTTGCTTCAACTCTTGATTAAGGTTCTATAAACGTGCCCACCGTGGGCTTTCTTCaaattacatatttatattaaattttATACATTCTTTAAAAGGCACAAAGGGGCATAGGTATAGCCAGGGGGGTAATAGGTATGTACTCTGACTATGAGCCTATTTGTACCTGGATGAGTAATATTCTTCCTCTAGCTCGTACAGGTCAATTGCAATCTCATCACGCAGGGCGGTGAGTTTCTTATCGCACTCTTCCTGCAGGGTGCGCAGCTGCTGGTTACGCTGGCTAATGGCCTCATTCACTGACGGGAAGTCATTCAGGATCAGGAACTGTTTCAGGTCTGACACCAGCTTCATCAGTGACTCCCCAGCACGTACCTGTGCaagcatatttaaaaataataatcatcaaTATCCACTACAGCATCCATGGTAAACCGAAAGTTATTGAGCACCTAATGAATTGAAGACCTTGCAGAGGAAGGATATCCTGGATCTAGAAATCCAACGGTTTTGGAATGATCAGGAGGCTTGGTTACTGAGTAGATAAATGCTAAAATGTAAAGAACCTAAACACAAGATTAGGCTAAATGAACCAAGCTAAAAATCCAAAATCTTCTAACATAATACCAGTACAAACTGCTTAGCATTTACGATCACTCACAATATTTGCTGCTCTGACATGCATCTCATAATGGTCCTGTTCTCCCTGCGTTGCCCTGGAAACCTGGGTTTCGTCCTCCACCTGAAATTTTGAACAAACATTTCAGAAGaatatgcatttatttaataaagctTTATCTTAGCCGTCTTTTAACACACCCACCTTTGCAGTTTTGATGATCTCCGTAAAATTATCTAGAatggaccttatgtcatccttCAGCCTCTTGTTGTAGGACTGAAGGAGAGTTTCCTTGCTTTGCGGGAGTACTCTTTGCGTGGACATCTTCAGTAGCTACGATACTGTAAAAAATTCCCCGATAagttaataaataagaaggcgcTTGGTAAAGCGCCAAGTTCTCATAAAGCAAGCATCCTACGCAAAGCCGTAGCATCAGATACCATTGCATAATTAAACCGTACCAACTTCAGCTATTGTGAAACATACTAAATGTAGTGTTAATTCATCGATTTCTTTCAGAATGATCATAAAAAGGCACAACGTACCTTTCAATTTACACAAATCCATATAGAGGTATAAATTTGAGACAGTACATTCCCGAAACGTAGGGAAAATTGTCGGTACCGGAACCACCCACAATGCCACagggcttcttcctttgacGTAGGCGGATGTTGTCAGTACTTAAATTACCCACAATGCTTTCTCCTTCCTTTTCGTCTGATCTAAaatggtgagtgtgtgtgttttttccatAGGGTGAAAGACTCGGCTTTCAATCTCTGAACATCCAGTTTATGCCACTTTAAAGATTCAGGAATATCATCATATCGCGCGGGGAATACATTGTGCTTAATGTTACAATAAATATTATTTGGAAATTTTTCAGACAAAGTCGTGAAATACACTGCTCAACTCAAACATGAACTGTAACTGTACTTTGGTAACATGTTTCGTATTCAGAGGAATAAATGCGGTGTTTTAAACAAAGTGCCTTGTCGTTTCGCCTTTCTTTAATTATGCAAAAGTTGTACGTGAAGTTGCTGGTTACAGCCCACGTAGGGGGTTTGGGCTGCTGAGGCGGACACACGTTTTCTCAGGTCTTGTTTGTACCTTTATTGATAGACTGCGTGTTAGAATTAGGATA contains these protein-coding regions:
- the med22 gene encoding mediator of RNA polymerase II transcription subunit 22 isoform X3 is translated as MSTQRVLPQSKETLLQSYNKRLKDDIRSILDNFTEIIKTAKVEDETQVSRATQGEQDHYEMHVRAANIVRAGESLMKLVSDLKQFLILNDFPSVNEAISQRNQQLRTLQEECDKKLTALRDEIAIDLYELEEEYYSSRYK
- the med22 gene encoding mediator of RNA polymerase II transcription subunit 22 isoform X2; amino-acid sequence: MSTQRVLPQSKETLLQSYNKRLKDDIRSILDNFTEIIKTAKVEDETQVSRATQGEQDHYEMHVRAANIVRAGESLMKLVSDLKQFLILNDFPSVNEAISQRNQQLRTLQEECDKKLTALRDEIAIDLYELEEEYYSSSLWDGADLPLCEAFHRRDSCGSPGSPTGTSADGIEDIAGPVSQESTPGNLNGHSTNTAEHP
- the med22 gene encoding mediator of RNA polymerase II transcription subunit 22 isoform X1; the protein is MSTQRVLPQSKETLLQSYNKRLKDDIRSILDNFTEIIKTAKVEDETQVSRATQGEQDHYEMHVRAANIVRAGESLMKLVSDLKQFLILNDFPSVNEAISQRNQQLRTLQEECDKKLTALRDEIAIDLYELEEEYYSSSYSLWDGADLPLCEAFHRRDSCGSPGSPTGTSADGIEDIAGPVSQESTPGNLNGHSTNTAEHP